The stretch of DNA GCTCATCACGCTCCTGGTACCGGCGCTCTCACCTATGGCCAGCAGCCTGATTGAGTGGCCTCTGTGGGGCCTCTGGTGGCTGATTGACAGCGGAGCCCAATTCTCAGCCAACGCACTTTTGCCCGTCCTTCCCCTTTCCCTGCTTGGGCTGGGCACCATCGCGGTGATCCTGGTCTTGCTACCGGCCACGTTACAATTAAGGCCTCTGGTCGCCACAATGACCTGCCTCGCCCTTGTGGGGTTTGAATATACAAGGCCCTCCCTCCAGATAGATGTGTTGGATGTGGGGCAGGGGCTATCGGTTGCAGTTCATACACCGAACCACCTGCTCCTGTTCGACACCGGCATGGCTTTTTCCCCCACGTTCAGCGCCGGTAACGCTGTGGTCTTGCCCTACCTTAGGGAGATGGCCCGAGCCCGCATTGATCGTATGGTCATCAGCCACGATAACCTCGACCACCAGGGAGGCGCGCGCCACATTATTGAGGGCGTTCCGGTGGGGCAGGTGCTGGCCGGTGGAAACCATACCAGCATACCCTTGGCGTCCATCCACCCCTGCCTGCCTGGGGAGCAGTGGATATGGGATCGGGTTAAATTTTCACTCCTCTGGGGCGGGGGGGCAGGAGACAACAGCAATGACCAATCCTGTGTACTGCTGATTGAGAGTGAGCAGTCACGGATTCTGCTTACCGGCGACATAGGAGAGCGGGTAGAACGGGTATTACTTGACACCCTGAAGGCGAAGGAGGGGGTGCCCCAACCTTCCCTGAGCTTGTTGGTCGTCCCCCATCACGGCAGCGCAAACTCCTCCTCCTGGCCATTTGTAAAGGCTTTACGCCCCAGCTATGCCGCCATCTCTGCGGGCTACCAAAACCGGTTTGGCCACCCACACCCCGCTGTCGTAGAGCGCTACCAGCAGGTAGGGGCGCGCCTGCTCAATACGGCCATAAGCGGCACCCTGAGCTTTATCCAAACCCCTTCAGGGGGGCTCGAGTTACAAACCGAGCACCGTCTCTCAAACCGTCACTATTGGTGGTGAGAGGGTATTCGGCGAGGCTGTTTGTTGTGATAGAGTGTGGCCACTACATTGGGGGAGTTTGCTGTGTTCGAGCTGGTTAAATCCGGCGGCTGGTTGATGCTGCCGATCATGATGTGTTCAATTTTTGCGGTGGCGGTCTGTGCAGAGCGTTTCTGGACCCTGCGTGAGTCTCGCATTGCACCCAAATACACCCTGGCCCTGGTTTGGAAGTGGATCAAAAGCAACCAGCTCGATGCCAAAAAACTGCGCGAGCTAAAGGCCAGCTCTCCCCTTGGAGAGATCCTGGCAGCGGGCTTGAGCAACTCCAAGCACGGTCGAGAAGTGATGAAAGAGAGCATCCAGGAGAGTGCCTCCCGGGTGATTCATGAGATGGAGCGCTACCTGACGGCACTGGGGACGGTTGCTGCGGTTGCACCGCTGCTGG from Aestuariirhabdus litorea encodes:
- a CDS encoding MotA/TolQ/ExbB proton channel family protein, with translation MFELVKSGGWLMLPIMMCSIFAVAVCAERFWTLRESRIAPKYTLALVWKWIKSNQLDAKKLRELKASSPLGEILAAGLSNSKHGREVMKESIQESASRVIHEMERYLTALGTVAAVAPLLGLLGTVIGMIKVFSAIMLEGTGNTGVLAGGISEALITTAAGLTVAIPAVIFHRYFVRRVEELVVTMEQEATKLVEVLHGEREVETKGAAKR